The window CCGGGGACGTGGTTCCCATCCCGGAAAGGAGTTTCGACATGAGCATGCGCCACGTGATATCCGCCAGCCTGTGCGTCCTCGCCCTCGGTGCAGCGACGACGGCCGATGCCGCGCAACGCCGCGACCGCGACCACAACCCGCCCGGCCCCGCCGGTGGACGCGGTACCAACTGGGAGAACCCGCCGGGCTGGAAGGGCGGACCCGGTGCCTCGCCGGATCGCCGCTGGTACAAGCACCGCGGCAAGCGCTACGAATTCAAGGTCGCCAGGAACGGCTACTACTTCAGCCAGAACTACGGCTACTGGCATCCCCAGCACGGCCTGTGGAACCAGACACGTCGCTGCTGGCTGGACCTGGACAACAATCCGCCCGGTCCGATTGGTGGCCGCGGCACCAACTGGGAAAACCCGCCGGGCTGGAAGGGCGGCCCGGGCGCGTCGCCGGATCGCTATCGTCGCTGCCGCTGAGGCGTTGCCCGCAACGCGACAACGGCCGGATATCCGGCCGTTGTTTTTACGTTTGCCTGATCGCGCGGTCAGTCGCGCAGGCGTGCTATCACCGGCGCGACTTGCGCGTGCCGATCCAGCGCCGCACCAACGCGCATCAGCGCTTCCGCGAGTTCATGGGCAGTGTCGGCACGCAACGTGGCATGCCCAACCTTGCGGCCCGCGCGCGGTTGTTTGCCGTAGTCGTGCCAGTGACCACTCGCTTCGCCGAGCACCGCAGCGGCATCGGGCATCGCACCGATCCAGTTGAGCATGCAGGCCACACCGAGCATGCGCGTGTCACCCAGCGGCAAGCCGAGCACCGCGCGCAGATGGTTCTGGAACTGCGAAGTCTCGCTGCCTTCGATGGTCCAGTGGCCGGAGTTGTGCACGCGCGGCGCCAATTCGTTGGCCAGCAACACGCCATCGCGACAGAACAGCTCCAGCGCGAACACGCCCACGTAGTCCAGCGCCTCGGCGAGCTTGCGTGCATGTGACATCGCGACGGCATTCATCGCGTCATCCACCCGCGCCGGGGCCAGGCTGGCCGATAGCACGCCATCGACATGCCAGTTTTCGGTCAACGGCCAGGCACGGAATTCGCCATCCTGCCCGCGCACCGCGACCACGCTCAACTCGCGCTGGAAGACGACGAAGCCCTCCAGAATCAGGCCGACGGTCCCGGCCTGCGCGCCCAATGCATCCCACGCGGCATCGACATCCGCCGGCGACTTGATCCGGAACTGGCCCTTGCCGTCGTAGCCGAGACGACGCGTCTTCAGGATGCAGGGCGTGCCCAGCTTCACTACGGCCGCATCGAGCGCGGCGCGCGAGTCGATGTCGGCGAAATCCGGCACCGGGATACCGAGTTCGCGGAACAGGGTCTTCTCGGCGAGCCGGTCCTGCGCGACGGCGAGCGCGCGCGGGCTGGGGAACACCGGCACGCGCGTGGCCAGCCACTGCGCGGATTCCGCCGGGACGTTCTCGAAATCGAAGGTGGCCACGTCGATCTTCGACGCGAATTCGGCCAACGCGGCTTCATCGGTGTAATCGCCAACGACCATCGGCGCGAACTGGCCGGCGCAGGCATCGGCCGCGGTATCGAGGACCAGGAAACGCAGACCGAGCGGCGCGGCGGACAGCGCCATCATCCGCGCCAATTGCCCACCGCCGAGGATGCCGACCGTCTTCATGGATGCGTGCGCCCTACTTGCGCGGATCGTCGTTGCGGGCGACGTCGTCGGTCTGCTGCGCGCGGAACGCGTCGAGTGCGTCGCCGATCGCCGAATAGTCGGCCGCGAGCATCGCCGCCGCGAACAGCGCCGCGTTGGCCGCGCCGGCATTGCCGATGGCGAAGGTCGCCACCGGGATCCCGGCCGGCATCTGCACGATCGACAGCAGCGAGTCCATGCCGTTGAGCGCCTTGCTCTGCACCGGTACGCCCAGCACCGGCACCGCGGTCTTGGCGGCGAGCATGCCCGGCAAATGCGCCGCGCCGCCGGCTCCGGCGATGATCGCCCGCAGCCCGCGCGACTTCGCGCTGGCCGCGTAGTCGAACAGCACATCCGGCGTGCGATGCGCCGAAACCACGCGCACCTCGTGCGCAACGCCGAGCGCCTCCAGCCGCAAGGCTGCGTGCTGCATCGTCTCCCAGTCCGAGCGCGAGCCCATCACGATGCCGACGAGTGGCTTGCCTTGATCGATTGCGTCCGCAGTGACTGTCATCTCGATGCCCGGCGCAATCGCGCGTGATTCAAGACGCTATTCTAGCGATCCCACCCGTCATCGGCGCGCGTCGCCCGGAACCGCATGGACCGCAAGCTGCTCGACATCCTCGCCTGCCCCGCCACCCGCATGCCGTTGGCGATGCTGGAAGCCTCCGGATTGGACGCGCTGAACCGCGCGATCGCTTCCGGCAACGTGCATCTCAACGACGAAAGCGTGCAGGCCACGCCGCTCCGCCAAGCACTGGTGACCCGCGACCGCAAGACCGTGTACCGCATCGACGATGGCATCCCGGTGCTGCTGGCCGAGGAAGGCATCGCCACCTCGCAGGTCGCCGATTTCCCCAAGGCATGAGCGCCGGCAACCAGTTCGCAGCGCCCGCGGATGCCGTGATCGCCGCGAATGTCGCCGCCGCGCTGGCTGAGGACATCGGCCCCGGCGACGCCACCGCATCGCTGCTCGATGACGCACCGGATCGCGCCTACCTGCTGTGCAAGGAAGATTGCGTGGTGGCCGGCCGGCCATGGTTCGATGCGGTCCACCACGCACTGGATCGCGCTGCGCGCATCGACTGGCGCTGCAGCGAGGGCGACCGCATCGCCAAGGGCACGGTGATCGCGACGCTGCAGGGCCACAATCGCGCGCTGGTCAGCGCCGAGCGCGCCTCGCTCAATTTCCTGCAGACCTTGAGCGGCACCGCCACCGTCACCGCCCGCTACGTCGACGCCGTGCGCGGCACCGGCACGAAGATCCTCGACACCCGCAAGACCATTCCGGGCCTGCGTTCGGCGCAGAAATACGCGGTCCGGGTCGGTGGCGGCAGCAACCATCGCATCGCCCTGTACGACGCCGTGATGCTCAAGGAAAACCACATTCGCGCATTCGGCTCGGTGGCCGCGGCCATCACCCGCGCCCGCGCGCTGCACCCGGAATTGCCACTGATCGTGGAAGTGGAAACCGTGGCGCAATTGCGCGAGGCCCTGGACACCGGCTGCAGTCGTATCCTCATCGACGATTTCGATGCCGACACCCGCCGTGAAGCAGTGCGCATCGCCAAGGGTGCGCGCTACTCGGGGCGCATCCCTCTGGAAGTCTCCGGCGGCGTGGACATGACCACCCTGCGCGGCATCGCCGAGGACGGCGTGGACTGCATCTCGATCGGCGGACTGACCAAGCACGTGCACGCGATCGACTTCTCGCTGAAGCTGGGCCCGCCGCCGGGCGGTTGATCCCTTAGAGGATCAACCAGGTCGCCAGTGCCGCGCCGGCGAGGAGCGCCGCCAGCAGCCACGGCCAACGCGTACTGCCCACGCGCCTGGAACGCTTGGGCATCACCACCGGCTGTCCGGGCACCAGCAACTGGAAGCGCTCCTTGTCGAAGCTGATCTCGTCGCCGTGCGCGGCGCTGGCGCGGGTGATGCGCTTGCCGTTGATCCACGTGCCATTGGCGGACCCCAGATCCTCCACCAGCACTTCATTGCCCGCAGGCGTCAGGCGCGCGTGTTGCCGGGAGATGCAGTCCAGCGGGATCCGCAGGCCGGCCTCCTCGGCGCGTCCGACCGTGAGGCTTGCCTGCAACGGAAGGCTGCGGCCGAACATGCTGCCGGATACGGCACGCAGGGCGAACTTCGGGATCACCGGGCGCACCATCGTGGCGTTGAGTTCGCCGCGCTCGATGCTGGCCTGACCCAGCAAGGCACGTGGCGATTGGTCACCAACATCGACCAGCCTGATCCGCACGCCGGCCAATCCGAGCACGTCGTTCTCGCGCAGCGCGATCAGCCCGTCCACCGGACGATCGTTGACCAGCACCCGCACACCCGCAGGCACATGCAGCCTCACCCCATGCGACCCGACCAGCAGTTCGCAATGGAGCGGCTCGATTCCCTCCTGCCCCAACGGGATGTCGTTGTCGAGCGCCGAGCCGATCGAGCAACTCCCGTCGTGCAACGTGTACTGCGGCCCTTCGCCGCCCTGGAACACCAGCTTCATTGCCATTTGTGCGCATTCCCCCTGTCCATGCTTGCGCTACGGTCCCGGCACCACCACATTGTGTGGATGCCGACCTTGCTGATTTTAATGATTGTGGGCGTCATCGCCTTCTTCACGTTCTCCGCGGCACGCGCGGCGGCGGAGCGTGCCGCGGAGATCGGGCGCGATGCCTGTCTGGCGGCTGGAGTGCAATGGCTGGATCAGTCGATGCACGCCACCGGCATGCGCCTGCGCCGCAAGGAGGATGGCTGGCTCGGGTTCGAGCGCAGCTATCGCTTCGACTACTCCGAAGATGGCCAGGATCGGCACATCGGCCGGATCGTGCTGCTGGGCGACAAGCTGATCGGGTTCAGCGGTCCCAGTCGCGCCGCGCAGGCGGTGGTGCGGAGCTTTCCGGGAAATTGATCCATCCGGGCCACGTTGGTGCAACCCCTCGTTGCGCAGGTGCCCCCCCTCTGGTTGCCCGCTTCTTCCGGCAAGAGCCAAGGCAGGCACGGGAGCCTGCCCCTACGTCATTTCACGATGCGCAGGTGGCCGCCGCGCTTGGGCGGTTCCGGTGGCGTCTCGGGGGTCTCGGTTGCATCGCCGGACGGGGTCTCCGCGGCCTGTTCGATCTCGACCGCATCCGCCTGTGCCGCGGGTGGCGTGCGCGGCTCGTCCGGCATCGCCATGCCCTGTCCGGTTTCGCGTGAATAGATGGCAATCACCGCTTCAAGCGGCACCATCACGGACTGGCTGACGCCGGCAAAACGGGCGGTGAAGC of the Thermomonas carbonis genome contains:
- a CDS encoding 5-(carboxyamino)imidazole ribonucleotide synthase, producing the protein MKTVGILGGGQLARMMALSAAPLGLRFLVLDTAADACAGQFAPMVVGDYTDEAALAEFASKIDVATFDFENVPAESAQWLATRVPVFPSPRALAVAQDRLAEKTLFRELGIPVPDFADIDSRAALDAAVVKLGTPCILKTRRLGYDGKGQFRIKSPADVDAAWDALGAQAGTVGLILEGFVVFQRELSVVAVRGQDGEFRAWPLTENWHVDGVLSASLAPARVDDAMNAVAMSHARKLAEALDYVGVFALELFCRDGVLLANELAPRVHNSGHWTIEGSETSQFQNHLRAVLGLPLGDTRMLGVACMLNWIGAMPDAAAVLGEASGHWHDYGKQPRAGRKVGHATLRADTAHELAEALMRVGAALDRHAQVAPVIARLRD
- a CDS encoding DUF3301 domain-containing protein; the encoded protein is MPTLLILMIVGVIAFFTFSAARAAAERAAEIGRDACLAAGVQWLDQSMHATGMRLRRKEDGWLGFERSYRFDYSEDGQDRHIGRIVLLGDKLIGFSGPSRAAQAVVRSFPGN
- a CDS encoding ClpXP protease specificity-enhancing factor, with translation MGETAPPAMSSQRPYLLRALYEWIADNGMTPHVLVDARMPGVRVPAHAVKDGRIVLNIAERAVAKLELGNDSIRFTARFAGVSQSVMVPLEAVIAIYSRETGQGMAMPDEPRTPPAAQADAVEIEQAAETPSGDATETPETPPEPPKRGGHLRIVK
- the nadC gene encoding carboxylating nicotinate-nucleotide diphosphorylase, translating into MSAGNQFAAPADAVIAANVAAALAEDIGPGDATASLLDDAPDRAYLLCKEDCVVAGRPWFDAVHHALDRAARIDWRCSEGDRIAKGTVIATLQGHNRALVSAERASLNFLQTLSGTATVTARYVDAVRGTGTKILDTRKTIPGLRSAQKYAVRVGGGSNHRIALYDAVMLKENHIRAFGSVAAAITRARALHPELPLIVEVETVAQLREALDTGCSRILIDDFDADTRREAVRIAKGARYSGRIPLEVSGGVDMTTLRGIAEDGVDCISIGGLTKHVHAIDFSLKLGPPPGG
- the purE gene encoding 5-(carboxyamino)imidazole ribonucleotide mutase, translated to MTVTADAIDQGKPLVGIVMGSRSDWETMQHAALRLEALGVAHEVRVVSAHRTPDVLFDYAASAKSRGLRAIIAGAGGAAHLPGMLAAKTAVPVLGVPVQSKALNGMDSLLSIVQMPAGIPVATFAIGNAGAANAALFAAAMLAADYSAIGDALDAFRAQQTDDVARNDDPRK
- a CDS encoding FHA domain-containing protein → MAMKLVFQGGEGPQYTLHDGSCSIGSALDNDIPLGQEGIEPLHCELLVGSHGVRLHVPAGVRVLVNDRPVDGLIALRENDVLGLAGVRIRLVDVGDQSPRALLGQASIERGELNATMVRPVIPKFALRAVSGSMFGRSLPLQASLTVGRAEEAGLRIPLDCISRQHARLTPAGNEVLVEDLGSANGTWINGKRITRASAAHGDEISFDKERFQLLVPGQPVVMPKRSRRVGSTRWPWLLAALLAGAALATWLIL
- a CDS encoding Trm112 family protein; translation: MDRKLLDILACPATRMPLAMLEASGLDALNRAIASGNVHLNDESVQATPLRQALVTRDRKTVYRIDDGIPVLLAEEGIATSQVADFPKA